The region TTATAGATGGCTATAACCTGATAAGACAATCGCCGCGCCTGAGTTCTATAGAGCTACAGGATTTCCAGAAGGGGCGTGAGGCCCTGATCGGGAATCTTGCCCGCTATAAGACCATAAAGGGCCATCCTATTACCGTGATTTTCGATGGGTGGAAAGGCGGAGATTGCAAAGAAAGTCATGACCGGGTGAGTGGAATTCGTGTCATCTATTCACGGCTAGGGGAAACCGCCGATGAGGTTATAAAGAGAATTGTGCGTGAAGAGGGGGAAAGGGCCGTTGTAATTACTGCAGATTCAGACATTGCTTCCTTTGCCTTGAAGGAAAACGCTGCCGTAATACCCCCGTATGAATTTGAGGAGAAGATGGTGGAGGCCCTGTACTGCGCTACCAAAGGCCTGGAAAGCGAAGACGAAGATTATAATAGTACGACGAAAAGAAAAGGGGCGGCCCGCCGCCCCTCCCGCACTCAAAGAAGATGTCAGGGCAA is a window of Thermodesulfobacteriota bacterium DNA encoding:
- a CDS encoding NYN domain-containing protein yields the protein MALHLIIDGYNLIRQSPRLSSIELQDFQKGREALIGNLARYKTIKGHPITVIFDGWKGGDCKESHDRVSGIRVIYSRLGETADEVIKRIVREEGERAVVITADSDIASFALKENAAVIPPYEFEEKMVEALYCATKGLESEDEDYNSTTKRKGAARRPSRTQRRCQGKLKKL